A genomic stretch from Marinobacter fonticola includes:
- a CDS encoding methyl-accepting chemotaxis protein, translating into MSKFNRLRIRSRLLIAVLVPVVLTALTLSWLTVNQLRSGGEAEIELLRQNLIEARKAGLKNIVETTQSVIREAMGDPTLSEDEAKKEARERIRSITFSDNNYVFAYQRDLFNLAYRPDPSREGPTTNPDVRKLISNIIKAAERDGFHTYDWPNPATGNIEQKVSYATIIPEWNWMIGAGVYTTDIQVALTKAQGEVEASVDQAIMFFALVTLAVIVAALLIGLSVGRTVTKPLNRVSDLMREIAEGEGDLRQRLPEDGNDELAELGRRFNAFTIKIQNTIREVGATTDQVASAAEELSRVAVETRASVQEQGSETDQIASAINQMAATIQQISGNANEVESAASDTDRMAKDGGATIAQAQAAVNQLSEEIEDTASTISALAQKSDDIQQVLDVIHAVTEQTNLLALNAAIEAARAGEHGRGFSVVADEVRQLAKRSAESADQIRSMIEGFVTESRAAVERMNASQNRSGETVERINHATSALNTIENSVGHIHDQVTQIATAAEEQSQVAEEINRNVVRIVEAAQRSDTGVTQTNDASQELARLGENLRDLVGQFKV; encoded by the coding sequence ATGAGTAAATTCAATCGTCTGCGTATTCGATCCCGCCTGCTCATTGCTGTGCTGGTTCCGGTTGTTCTTACGGCCCTGACCTTGAGCTGGCTTACCGTGAACCAGCTCAGAAGTGGCGGCGAGGCCGAAATCGAGCTGCTTCGACAAAACCTGATCGAGGCGCGCAAGGCCGGCCTGAAAAACATCGTCGAGACGACGCAGTCGGTTATCCGGGAGGCCATGGGCGATCCCACCCTCAGCGAGGACGAAGCCAAGAAAGAGGCCCGTGAACGCATCCGGTCCATTACGTTCAGCGACAACAACTACGTGTTCGCCTATCAGCGTGATCTGTTCAACCTCGCCTACCGACCCGATCCGAGCCGCGAAGGGCCGACGACCAATCCCGACGTCCGCAAGCTGATCAGCAACATCATCAAGGCAGCGGAGCGTGATGGCTTCCATACCTACGATTGGCCCAATCCCGCGACCGGCAACATCGAGCAGAAAGTGTCTTACGCCACCATTATCCCGGAGTGGAACTGGATGATTGGCGCTGGCGTTTATACAACGGATATTCAGGTTGCCTTAACAAAGGCACAAGGCGAGGTAGAGGCGAGTGTGGACCAGGCCATTATGTTCTTTGCGCTTGTCACCTTGGCTGTCATTGTCGCCGCCTTGCTGATTGGCCTGTCTGTCGGCCGCACGGTCACCAAACCACTAAACCGCGTCAGCGACTTGATGCGGGAAATTGCCGAGGGTGAAGGCGACCTGCGCCAGCGCTTACCGGAAGACGGCAACGACGAGCTCGCTGAACTGGGCCGGCGCTTCAATGCCTTTACCATCAAGATCCAAAACACGATCCGGGAGGTCGGCGCAACCACAGACCAGGTGGCCTCCGCCGCCGAAGAGCTTAGCCGGGTCGCGGTCGAGACCCGCGCTTCGGTACAGGAGCAAGGCTCGGAAACCGACCAGATCGCTTCCGCCATTAACCAGATGGCGGCGACGATCCAGCAGATCTCAGGCAACGCCAACGAAGTTGAGAGCGCCGCTTCCGATACGGACCGGATGGCGAAGGACGGTGGGGCCACCATTGCCCAGGCCCAGGCTGCAGTGAATCAACTGTCGGAAGAAATCGAAGACACGGCCAGTACCATCAGCGCATTGGCACAGAAATCAGACGATATTCAGCAGGTTCTGGACGTGATTCACGCGGTCACCGAGCAGACCAATCTGCTCGCGCTCAACGCAGCTATCGAAGCGGCACGCGCTGGCGAGCATGGCCGTGGGTTTTCGGTGGTCGCGGACGAAGTGCGCCAGCTGGCAAAACGCAGTGCCGAATCGGCTGATCAGATCCGCAGCATGATTGAAGGTTTCGTCACCGAATCTCGGGCAGCCGTAGAGCGTATGAACGCCTCGCAGAATCGGTCCGGGGAAACAGTGGAACGCATTAACCACGCCACATCGGCGTTGAACACGATTGAAAATTCGGTGGGCCATATCCACGATCAGGTCACACAGATCGCAACAGCAGCGGAAGAGCAAAGTCAGGTCGCCGAAGAGATTAACCGCAACGTGGTTAGAATCGTTGAAGCGGCTCAACGTAGCGATACTGGGGTGACGCAGACCAACGATGCCAGTCAGGAGCTGGCTCGCCTGGGCGAGAACCTAAGGGACTTGGTAGGACAATTCAAAGTTTAG
- a CDS encoding PEP-CTERM sorting domain-containing protein, whose product MPTDLADLKTDSGDQVFADVPDGKYSDTGASYVTLTDTDGDLDDTNVTLLAEYANLASGNSFGIFDQNTGEELELFTGGTDINTSATVTFDLATGLATNLTTGNQVQLGNVFGFYIDNGNGNKYFSDPDMNASFDPALIYDTVGTSGEGLFGSNLVVAFEDQANGDGDFNDIVVGLTDVAAVAEVPEPGTLALFGMGLLGMGAAARRKSAA is encoded by the coding sequence GTGCCCACAGATCTGGCCGATCTGAAAACCGATAGCGGCGATCAGGTATTCGCTGATGTACCGGATGGCAAGTACTCCGATACTGGTGCGAGCTATGTCACTCTCACTGATACCGATGGCGATCTCGATGACACCAACGTCACCTTGCTTGCTGAGTACGCTAACCTGGCAAGCGGCAACTCGTTCGGTATCTTCGACCAGAACACTGGCGAAGAGCTTGAATTGTTTACTGGTGGCACGGACATTAACACAAGTGCCACGGTGACTTTCGATCTGGCTACCGGTCTGGCGACCAACCTGACCACAGGTAATCAGGTGCAGCTTGGTAACGTTTTCGGTTTCTACATCGATAATGGTAACGGCAACAAGTACTTCTCAGATCCGGACATGAACGCATCGTTCGATCCGGCCCTGATCTACGATACCGTAGGTACTTCTGGTGAAGGCCTGTTCGGCTCTAACCTGGTTGTTGCTTTCGAAGACCAAGCTAACGGCGACGGCGACTTTAACGACATCGTCGTTGGTCTGACCGACGTTGCTGCGGTAGCTGAAGTACCCGAGCCCGGTACTCTGGCACTGTTCGGCATGGGTCTGCTAGGCATGGGCGCTGCAGCCCGTCGTAAGTCTGCTGCATAA
- a CDS encoding VanZ family protein, whose protein sequence is MPNIATLFTTPPFRRIRILYATIALFLLPLFFMGGPDWTSGPLFKAAWNLGHILFFALFTLALQPQDRLSGVRLWLGMTLAVIVAGIVIEWLQGNLGRQSDWHDILRNLVGTWLVLAWVKQPAGQTYGARQSRARAIRWLLRGIALALLAVELTAVAAVALRQYHISQQLPTLYDFSQSNPLHFWRGNVYRSTEHTFENDFSLRIELGTNFYTGAALDNLPDDWRNYEALVVTIFNPERTPVDMTLRVNDVVHDRGRNAYNDRYNRRLPLQSGMNRVRIPLSEIRDAPASRTMDMDEIRRLVIFTTQLEQRRELYLQELSLD, encoded by the coding sequence ATGCCGAATATCGCCACCCTCTTTACTACTCCGCCATTCCGGCGCATCCGGATCCTCTACGCCACCATTGCGCTGTTTTTGCTGCCTCTGTTCTTCATGGGCGGCCCGGACTGGACATCCGGTCCACTTTTCAAGGCAGCCTGGAATCTGGGGCATATTCTCTTCTTCGCCCTCTTCACGCTCGCGCTGCAGCCGCAGGATAGGCTCTCAGGCGTTCGCCTGTGGTTGGGCATGACGTTGGCAGTTATTGTGGCGGGCATCGTCATCGAATGGCTGCAGGGCAACCTTGGCCGTCAAAGTGACTGGCACGATATTTTGCGAAATCTGGTGGGCACTTGGTTGGTATTGGCTTGGGTGAAGCAGCCCGCCGGCCAAACCTACGGTGCCCGTCAGTCCCGGGCCAGAGCTATACGCTGGCTCCTACGCGGCATCGCCCTGGCGCTACTGGCCGTAGAGCTCACGGCAGTGGCCGCAGTGGCCCTACGGCAGTATCACATTAGCCAGCAATTGCCGACGCTCTACGATTTCAGCCAGTCGAACCCACTGCATTTCTGGCGAGGCAACGTGTATCGCTCAACCGAACATACGTTCGAGAACGATTTCAGCCTACGCATCGAACTGGGAACGAACTTTTACACCGGCGCTGCCTTGGATAACTTGCCGGACGACTGGCGCAACTATGAAGCCCTGGTTGTGACGATATTTAATCCGGAGCGGACGCCGGTGGACATGACTCTCCGCGTCAACGACGTTGTTCACGACCGCGGGCGCAATGCCTATAATGACCGCTACAACAGGCGATTGCCGCTACAATCCGGCATGAACCGCGTGCGCATCCCGCTGAGCGAGATCCGTGACGCTCCGGCATCGCGTACCATGGACATGGACGAAATACGCCGTTTAGTGATTTTCACGACACAGCTCGAGCAGCGGCGCGAATTGTACCTACAGGAGCTGTCTCTCGACTGA
- a CDS encoding ATP-binding protein, with protein MTTTNLSFQLTDTKELPTALNWLDGHFSEAGADAGVNADLKQLLNAQVQDVFSHHAHEPRSVEMHVELELDRGQVLLRLIDNGQPYNPLSNGLSAKNQGGASKSCSCGAVLIQELTDAQSYRRRHEHNVLELTRHFLPG; from the coding sequence ATGACGACAACCAATCTGAGCTTTCAACTGACCGACACCAAGGAATTACCCACTGCGCTCAACTGGCTCGACGGACACTTCTCCGAAGCGGGTGCCGATGCGGGGGTCAATGCCGATCTTAAACAGTTGCTGAACGCTCAAGTGCAGGACGTATTCAGCCATCACGCTCATGAGCCTCGCAGCGTCGAAATGCACGTGGAACTGGAGCTGGATCGGGGGCAGGTTTTGCTAAGGCTGATCGATAACGGCCAACCGTATAATCCTCTGAGCAATGGCCTGTCGGCGAAAAACCAGGGAGGAGCGTCAAAGAGCTGCAGTTGCGGCGCGGTATTAATTCAAGAACTCACCGATGCACAATCCTATCGTCGCCGGCACGAGCATAATGTTCTGGAGTTGACCCGCCATTTTCTGCCGGGCTAA